ccaagtccaccttgatctttcgGACGACATACCACGCTCCATTTAGTTAACAGGTATTTTTtcttctcactatccccttgccaaaagaatcttgatcggaaataatccaatctatgcaagactcctttcggtaactggaagaaagaaatcatatacagtaccatatttgtgagtaccgaGTTAATGAGAACTAATCTTCCACCAAGGGATAGTAACTTTCCTTTCCAACTAGTAAGACGTTTTTTGAAGTCTTTCTTCAACAATTTTCCATTCAGCCAAAGTGAGTCTCCGATAGTGTATCGGAATCCCCAGGTAGCTAATTGGAAAAGAACCAATCCCACAGCCAAATAATTCAGCATATGAGTTGGCTACATCGACGGCTTCACCGAAACAAAACAATTCGCTCTTATGGAAATTAATCTTAAGCCCGGACAACTGCTCGAATGCTGAAAGAATTAATTTCAGGTTTCGTGCCTTTTCCAAGTCAggatccataaatagaattgtgtCATCAGCGTACTGAAGAATGGATAAGCCGCCATCAACTAAGTGGGGGACTAcaccttcaatttgaccatcgaTTTTAGCGCGCTCTATTATaattgcaagcatatccgccacaatgttaaaaAATATTGGGGATATCGGATCACCTTGCCTCAACCCTTTTCTAGTCTGGAAGTATTTGCCAATGTCATCATTGACCTTAATGGCAACACTTCCACCGaaaacaaagttattaataaGAGCACGCCAATCCTCAGAAATACCTTTCATCCTAAGGGTCTGTTGAAGAAAGGACCACTTGACTTTATCATAGGATTTTTCAAAGTCGATCTTGAGTATTACCCCGTTCAACTTTTTGTGATGCAtctcatgaattgtttcatgtAAGGTGATCACCTCATCTAGGATGCTTCTACCTTGCATAAAAGCGGTCTGAGAAGGACGCACCACTTTATCTGCCACTGAATTGAGTCAAATGGTAGCAACTtttgtgaaaatcttgaaacaaaCATTTAGAAGGCATATTGGTATGTATTGCTGGATCCGTTCAGCGTCAGTAACTTTTGGTAAAAGAATAATTTCACCAAAATTGATACGGAACAGATCCAGTTGGCCGTTATGTAATTCGGCAAACAGGTCTAATAGGTCTAGCTTGATAATGTCCCAAAAAGTTTGGTAGAACTCAGCCGGGAAACCATCGAGCCCTGGCGTCTTGTTGTGTTCCATTTGAAATACCGCTTTTCTTATCTCCTCATCGGAATAAGGGGCGGTAAGAAGGTGCAACCACATAGACGCACAAAACAAAGAACGGTCACCGTTAACCTACACCATCTAGGTTTCCTAGGGCGACCCGGGGAATTTGAGGCGGTCCATTTTCCCAGCAGCCTCAGGAAGTTGGAGATGATTTGTTAATGTACCTGCCTCGGTAAATATCGGACCACCCAGCCTTTTTCCGGATTTCTGGAAAAAGCACACAGCCGGCTCATTGTTTGTCCTGCctccacgtttcagaggcggTAATGTCAGAAAGCAACATATGCCATACCTTGGGACGTCTAGATTTATTCGGGGCAGCCAGTTTCCGGGTAAGTTGTTGCAATATCTGGACCGTTCCGATATCGGTATGAGCTGTCAATATTTTCCTCTGGCCGTTCTAGGGGTTTACTCAAATAAACATGACCCACATGTTCACACAAATATGATCAACTACAACTGAGAAAGTGTTATTTCTGAAATCAAGATGACAAACTACAGTGGATgaaccaaaatgtaatatattagctcaatataataattaacgacaaTGCATGAGAAAGCGTGCTTTGTAGATCACACTACTCTCACGTCACTGACTTGCTGGACTTGCTCAGCGGCTGCAGGACATCACGGACAAAAAATACGCATTTCCGCAGATCCAGATTTCTCGGATTACTCCAGAACCCATCGCTTCCCAAAAACATCAGCAGAGATTAGCAAAAGAAAATAGCACAGATCATCATACGAACAAAGGGTATATAACCAAACCACAGGTCATTCATATAGGTTAATTTGTACACCTTCCGGTTGCACACGTACCAAATAGCAAGCGATGTACTATATGTATCCTGCAAgctttggtggtggatgtattgctgttgttaggcttgAGATATTGCAGCGGGACTTTTGttacttagttttcttttctttttttgttattatgtgcatccgtactgctatTAGGGTGTTACGTTGTTGCAGAGGGTGGGTGTAAttgatttttttcgataaagagaatatattaatatcaaaaagataccaattacaccctgcaacaacgcaccaccctaatggcactacgaatgcacacagccaaaaaaaatgaaaagaaaactaagaaacaaaagtcccgctacagtatctcgggcctaacaacagcaatacatccaccgccaagacaacacctgaaatacatacTCTCTAAAAACGAcgtctccaagaagggaacagtgctctaacaccatcgtcgcccgatcaacgatcttaggttttcaccctgaagatagtccccgctctcaaaacaatgcctccaacaagatcattgccaggcacaaccagttaagaccagaccttgggttttcaccctgaaaggtaggactctgaacttcacctgtgttgccgcccccattttcataccgctgctgtgaagcccggaacaccaagcaagtccctcaacagcgcggagacttgaacctcccttagctagtcctccccttcggccttcatgaacttctcttcttccgactttcatcatggatccatagtcacttgatgtcaacacagaccaagagcttcgcgccgctccctccagaaccaatcggtcggaataaaagcatagggcgcacgaccgaataccaccgatccagcaaactccaggcaaaaagcactgttacattcgccgacggagccttccggaactcaacactccggccagatcacgagtccaggcctccggtaggtcttcctcttcacacaagagagaccctaggaccaccgccttgattcaggtcggacccccaggtCGGCGACCGtcccgggctggccactccaaccctccaccggcgactccgTCGTCGGCTTCCATgcatctccatctcgccgccgaaacgcggtgatagatcgatagatccaccaccaccaaccgcaggccgaccctctccggcgaagaagagggccacctccaccgtcgtacccaaggctgctgccccgggcgacctcgtgtcaCGGGTGAAGCCCGAGATCACCTCCACTCACCGACgagaggcggggggggggggggggggctggcgcaggccatgggcctggccgccgcccaccaccagcccctacCGGAGTGCTGCGaagagccgacgggaggagggagaccgcagcgcaggccgccgccgcccatcccaaccgcGCTGGCcggtccaccatgggagagccgccgggagaagggggcgcagcgcaggccgccgccgcccatcccatcCGCGCGCCCGCTGTGCGTCGAGGAGGGGAAATCCGGCCGCCGTCCAGCACGCGTTGAtatcttctgatattaatatattccctttatcgaaaaaaaagtaTCCTGCAAGCTGAGCTAAAAAACAAGATAATTTAGAGGCTCTCATTTCCTCACCATCCCTGCTGACCTGTGATTAAGAATAACTAGAGATGCATCGGTAAATCGTCCTATATCGGTACCATTAGAAACTCGAACGCACATGTTCCGCTCCTAAACCATCGGCCAATAGACTAGTCTCGTTTCCTGCAGAAGTGCTTATGCGAACCAACCTCCTCCGACCCTCATTCCACCCCAGCCAAGTATCACACTGGGTTCAAGACAGTCCCATGATTTGCCAAGAGAGAGTAACGTACATGACGACTGGACGAGATGGTAACACTGCTCAGTGGATGGATACGTCGCGGGGAGAAAGGCGGATGATGCAGAGTAGGGGAGGATGACGTAGATGGCTATGTGAAACAAGTAATGCATATTGTAATTCATGCTATCCATGACTCTTTCCTGATGCCTCTTATTCCTAGTGATATCAAACACGAGTCCTAATGTGTTGAAAGAGGCCAAACAAATAATACACGAAATATATACTATTAAAAATTCCAATGCATAGAAGTGGGATCAAGAATAATTATTCATTTGTGGCTTGGAGAAAGCTGGCTACTTCTAGAAGACTAGGGCGGTAGGTAGTGACATGAAGTCACTGGTTCTTGTTAGTTCAATACCTAAGGATTTCCTTAGTTATGAGATTGGTACTCGGGTAGCTTGGATTCTATCAAAACTTCAATTAAAGAATGATGAATTTCCCCGCGCGTGTTTCAACTTTGGCAAATCAGAGTAAATGAGAACACATTGAATAAACAATGTATTTTCTGAGCTTGATATCGACGCCGAGATGATCAACTAACCAACACACTGTTTAAACATACAAGGTTCATGAAAGATTAGAGGCACCCGTTAATGTGCATTCATATTGAAAAAAAACGAGCTATTTCGCTCAGTTGTGAGCATGTTCCTACTCAAATCGACAATGTATGTCTAGCTTGTTAGTTAGACTCTTCATCGTCCCGACAAGATATTCAGTCATAAGCTTATTTTATTTAGGATGTTTGCTTATATATGTGAAACATTAGTATACTATATACGATATGTCATGTGTGCGAAAATTACTTTAACTGCTGCCACATGTCACATGTTCATTGCCCGGCAAGATATTCAGTCATAAGTTTATTTTATTTAGGATATGTGCTTTTATTTATTTAGGATGTGTCCTTTATATATGAGAAAACATTATCATACTATATATCAGATGTTATCTTGTACTAAAATTTCTAATCAGACAGGTTAGAGCCAATGAGAACATTAGATGAATGGTGAATTTTGCGCTTATCTGTCGCCGACTAGGTCAAGCTATGGGATATTTATATTAATAATGGTTTTCCTAGTTTTTGAATGTTGATATCAATAGAAAAGATGGTCAACTACCCAAAAAAAATAGAGTACAGAGTCCATAAGAAATAAGAAAAAAAATGTTTATCGACCTGTCTCGCTGAGAAAAAAGCGAGCTAAGTAAAACCAATTTCACTCAGTATTGAGCAAGTTTGACATTGTGTCCATAGTTCGAGTGTTCATCGTCCCGGCAAGATGCGGGAAGCTCTGCTACCTGttaccatcatagaacatgttatTTTcgttccatggtgaagtcagaggtGGGGAATGGCATGGAAGTCGAGATCTGAGGATTAATAATGACAGTTCGAGTCTTCGCGGCAATAAGGAACTTGCTTGATGTTTCGGGATTCGTGGCAGCGGTATCAAGTGGGGACGACAACACTTGTGAAGTTCAACGTCTTacttttcagggtgaaaatctaaggtcTGGTATTAATTGGCTATGTCTCGTAATGGtcttgttgaagacattgttttAAGAGTAGGAACTTTTTCAggatgaaaacctaagatctatggtCAGGCGACGATGGTGCTTGTGCAATATTCCCTTCTTAGAGGCGTCACTTATGGAGAACTTCAACTCGAGGTGTTGTCttgggttggggggggggggggggggtgctgctCCTATAAGGACTAGTTGCTGCGGAATGTCTCTGTTTAAGCTTCTTATTTTTTTAGTTGTGTACATCCATATTGTTATTACAATATTGCGTTGTTGCAAAAGGTAAGTGTAATTAGTATCTTCGCGGCAtgaatatattctctttatccaAAAATCTCGGCCAAAAATTTACATGATCTAGCTAGGTTGTCTTCTTTAACGTGAAAAATCATTATACTATACATCAAATGACATCTTTGTACTTAAATTTCTTGGACTGTTGCCTGATGTGGCATGTTCGTTCTCCTTGTTTTTCTTCCAATTGGCGATCTAGTATCAGAAACTAATAACCATTTCCATGTAAAAAaaattgaagaacatgttgtattTGATGTTTTTAACCGGCGTGAAGGGATAATCTGACCGAGCTCTCGGTTTCAGCGTTGAGTGTCTCCGGCATCCGCTAAAGCAGAGCTGAGGAGAAAAATAACATCCAACTGTGCAGCTGTCGCATGTGTTGTATGTCCTATTTGTTGAACAGCGCGATTTTACTATCTGATCAGTACTAGAAAGTGAAGTACTCCATATTCCTTCGGTTCTTGGGAAGTTATATTTGTAACCATAGAACGATTCAGATTTGAATACTTTGACCACCAACATGCTTATCATGTTTAATTAGATGCTTCAGATCGGAAATACAATTcgactcccgggtgcgtatgcaccctctaccaaaaaatcatattttgaaatgtcgaaaaaatttaacaattttttttacatgtacatcttcataatatatgttcattcgtcaagtttcacgaaaaaccaacattttttgtggtctacataaaaaagagaaaacttatcttgtgaaaagcattattttaagcactgagttttgtcttttttacacacgtcacgtgataagtcgattttttataaaacaactttgtaagcgtgtagcacgagaagatttacatgtgaatttttggtttcaattttttttaaattcaaaatatgtgtaagatgcatttcaaaatagagggagcatatgctcccatgttccaaaacaccactcccgcttcAGATTCATATGCGTGAATCTAGCTACGGAGGTATTTTCATTTGAGTTTCATAAATGGGTTCCAGTATAGTGCATAAATTGGTAGTCAAAATTATGTTTCCACGGCGAAAACTACCGAAACCTTCACCATGGAATAGTATAGCAATCCGCGCATATTTTCTAGCATAAGCAGAGTCCATGTTTTCGAGCCACTTTTATTTACCCAATAACAAATGATGCGACGGAAAATGGCCATAGGCGCGGGGACAAGGCACACCTTCCCATGACCGGCATGACGGCGGCGACGCGCCACCAGTTGCTCGCATGGGTACATGCTATCATTGACATGTCGCGGCGCTTGGGTGGCGTCTTGAGCGTTTCCTTTTCGTTTGGCCGGAGTCATCCGAGTTCTTCTGTTTCGCCCGTCTGGATGTTCACACACTGCGAACTGGCGTCCTGCGGGGTTCTggttcaccacaggcgcctcgctgtcgacgggaacgtcgcctcccactgaatgaatattccgcctttacgagacacacatatgtcaaacctgggatttgaactctggttgggctgggggtacaaccaccctcctaaccacccaacctcaggttggttctctcaCTCATATATTATCGTCACAAAGTGATGTACCTTTTCCATTTCATGAAATTCATCTTAACTTTCGTGGCACGGAATGAGTACTGTATCTTGTTGAGAGCCGGGCTTGGTGCACGAGAGTCGAGCTGACATGTGATTAAAGATCAAGATGCGTAGCAGAACCTTCACCTACTCGTACCATTTGAAAGTCATCTACGCATGTCGACCCTTCTCTACCATCAGCAGCCAGGCCAGCTCTTCTCTTCTTGTATCAGCTTACGTTGACTAACCTCCGCCGACTCCCATTGCATCAGATCCCTTTTTTTGTGAGTACAAAGAAACTTTATTAAGCAGGAGGGGTTACAAATTGATCATGTTCTAGGGCCTATAACACAACCTCAGGACCCGAACCTAACCAAAGATCAGTAAACCTGCTCGCGCAGTTCTTGATATGCAAGGAGAGCGAGGTCAACATCAAGCAGGACTAGCAAAGCACAAATGTCAACCGAGGAAGGAGCTGTATCGAGAATGATGGATATGACAAAGTAGCATGAAGAGACACGATAGCCAACGGCGACAGGAAGTGCATGTTGTTATTTTGGTAATCCATTAGTCTGTCCTGGTGCCTCTTATGCCTAAATCTATAAAACCCAAATTGTAGCATGTAGAGACTAAAAAATAGTACTCCTGCCCGGAATATGATTGAATAATTCCAATGCATAGAAATAAGACGAGGAAGCTATTCATTTTGCCGAAGGCTCGCTCCTTATAAAAGACTGGGTGGTAGTTCGTGACATGAAGTCACTGGTTCACCGTGCGTTCAAAAGCTAAGAATTCTTTTGCTACGAGCTTTCCTACTCGCGTAGGTCAGAACCTATGACAGCTTTAACTAAACAAAAGATATATTTCTCTGAGCTTGTTTCTCCTCAGTCACGTTAGAGGCAATGAGACTATTAAATAACTGATGAATTTCCTTTGCTTTTCTGTCCCTGCTAGGTCGTGCCATGAGAGCTTTCCTTGAATGATGAATTTCctagttttccttttttttttttttgagaagttAATGCCCATTGATCTCCACACCAAATGGTTACCTAGCTAAGGTGTGTTTGACATTAAAAAGTTCATGAGAAATATAGAACACAACGGCTAACAATAAAGGGCCCTTTACTAAACTTGCAAGCCATCATCAAAGCACAGGCCAGCTTCTGGGTGGGCACCAAGGCATGGCTCCAATCCTGACGGGGAGAGAGACGCTCTCCATCGCGGTCGAGTAGGCGACCAATCAAGCTTCGATTGCTGGATAAGAACCCCTTTCTCATGTTCTTCAGAGTTCTTCCGCACACGTTTCCGCGACGCACCAGGTTAGGGCTCGTTTGGTTACACCCTAGTTGGTAGGTATTAACATGGAATGGCGGCAAACGCAGGTCAATTCCCTATTAATCCCTTCCGATTCATGTTAAACCCGCTCAAACCGAACAGGCCCTTACGCAGTTGTAGTAGCTCGTCTCGCCCTTGGAGGGAGTAGCATGCAAGTAGAAATTTGTAGTAAAACTTTTAAGTTCAGGTTTACTATATCTTGGACAATGATACCCAAGCAAAGATTTGTATTCAGATCTTAATTACGCGGAGCCCAAACCAAAGGTCTTGCTACACAGCGAGCATTATTCAGCGCATGCACGCCTCTTGCGCGAAACGAACAGCGAGCACGAAAACTCAGATCGACAGAGTGATTGGTTGCCAGGTTGGTTAATACAGCAGCCAGCCCCGCCCAGAGGGCTCTATGTACAGAAACAGGCCAATGCAATGATACAGGCGTACTGCTCACCATCAACACTAACACGAGCTTCAGAGGCTTATCATTACTGTCCTAATTCAGGCCATCACAGGGCCAGCCAGCTTTGGGACTCATTACTTCAACCCATGACCCATCCATCACTGCATATCTGTAGTCCCTTGAGTGAAGGCAGCATGCGCGCGTGTGCTTGTGGGACTGTTGGAGGCTGGGATGATTGTGCCAGGCACGAACTGGACCCTTGCGGTAGCTTAGCTACTTGCTCACCCTCTTATtgtcatcatcctcgtcgtctTCCAGATCGCTGAATGACACATCCTCCTCCTGCCCCAGCGATGGCCTGTTGCTTGCTGTCCCAGGGGCCTCAGGCTCCTCgtctgtgtcatcatctggccatTCGTCCACTTCATCCTCATCGGCGTGAAGTCTGGACTCGACTGGTGAAGTCTTGCTTTTCTCTTTCACAGACAACTCTTCTTCGATCACTGACTTGTCAACGATTTCCACCTCAGTGGTTGCATCTGGGAACTTCTCAGCCACGATTTCTGGTGTGATGTCGGAAGTGGGTTCTTCGAAGGATTGAACCTCCGATATAGCCTCTTCATCTTGAATGCTTGAAGGCTGTATCACCTTCTCCTTAGTAGGGGGAGAGAATGTGTTCGCATTCTCTGATGATTCCCCAGTACTTTCAGATCCTCGCTTATTCTTAGCCTGTAAACTTTGCAGCAACTCCTCCCTTGCTTGTAGGATCTGCACATACAAATAAGGTGGAATTGAACTAAAATATAAGCCAAAAAATGAGACATCATAAAAGAATTAGGCTGTGTTAGCGTTGAAAATTGTAACTACCTAATCATTAAAGGGAATGGGGCCAGTTCTCAATCTTATGATGTCACAACTTAAAGTGCATTTTTTACCATTCATCCCAATTTATTTGTTTTGATAACAGATTACTTCAAACAAAATAATTTCAAGTAAACTGTATTCATTCTAGTTGCAATCTGAACCTGCTGAAGGTAAATATTATCTCTTGTTTAAGGGCCAAATCTTACAACTGATGACCCGTATCAGGATAAGGATTTGATTCCTCATTCATATGGAGTACTAAATATGGCATATCAAATAATATGTCGCATGTGAAACCGACCAAACATTTCTTGAGATGATAAACCTCATGACTACGACCAGCTTGTGGTGCCTGGAATATCTAAATCACCCATTACTTGCTTAATAAGATTTTAATCCATTAAAACGTACATAGCACAAAAGCCATGCATGATAGACCAAAAATATTGCACAAACAAAATACTGCGAATGATCCAGGAACCTACCTGTGGTGTTGATAGAAGTTCAGCATCCTGTTTGTTGAGCTTTGAGTACAGAAGCACAAAATAGATCTTCCAGAAGCATGCTTCACTCATATCAGTTGAGCATATCTGAACCTTCAGCTCTGATAAGCTTGGCACAAGATGCTCCATGGATAATGCATGGACGTACTGAGCATCCGAAAGCTCAAAATCTAATAATTAAGAGAAACTATGTAAGGGAAATGATGGAATCAGTGAGACTATTACACATTAACATGATTCTATTTGAAAGAGACAAGCACACAGTTCCACATGTTATCCGGAAAACATTGAAGGACAAAGGCATACAGAAGATATGCTAAGCAGGCTGTACTATTTATTCCAGAACAAATTGTTATTTAAAGATCATGTTGAGCTGAAATGGAGCAACCAATAACCCATGTGCCTACAAGTTATGCTTTTTGCAGAAGGTAATAAATTATTTATATGTTCACTACTTCCTATCAATAACGATACAGTATCATCTGCAACCTCCACATAGATACAAAAAATAAAGCAGTGTTGTCCAAAGCTATATGATACAGGGGAGTGTGACACTCCATTCATTTCAAACAAGTGATAATGCTTGAGACATTAGCTTCATTTGGTTAATCAGATCAATAACACGGGAATGAAAAAGCATGATACGAGAAAATGCATGCCGCTAGATGGAAATAATGTCAGGATCAAAATTTAAGAAGAATTTAATATCTACCTGCCGTACAAGCTAAGCTAGCAAAATATAGTTTAGCATAGATAAACAGATAGCCAGTGTAGGCAGCTTTCAGAGGAACTACAGTTACATTCCAGATTCCAGAGTGGTGGCTTTTGATCTAGTTCACTAATTAGATGGAACTACACAAGTAGAGAGAGGAAATTGTAAACTCAAAGATGTGCATGCTCGAGATCTTTGCAGGGGATTCCCAACATTTACTTTCTTAATTAATCGGTAGCATCATTCTGTTGAAGCAAGACTGGCACACAGCCTACGAAATCATAAACTGTCAAAGACATTTATCCACTGTAGTCACTTAACTTCTCCAACCAACTGCGCTCAAATTAGGATCACAAGGTTCATACATTGCATTTCACTAAGGCGCCGAACCTTACCATCTGCATAACGCTCGCTGATGAACAAGGGGAAATCAAGCCACGTCTCAGGCCTCGTCGAGATGTGCCTGACGAAGACCAGCACCTCCTCGGTGGCGCCGACGACGGGCTCCCCTTCGTCGGCCTCCTCATGGCCGAACGGCAGGAGCGAGGACGCGATCTTGGAGATCTCGGCCACGGCCAGGTTGCTCTGCAGCATGGAGATGCCGCTCCTCACCCTGCCCCCGATCTCCGCCAGGTCGCTCCGGATCCCGGCGATGCGCGGCGACTGCGGGTCGGCCTCCTCTTCCCCATCCCCGCCCCCGCCGTCCTCCTCGCGCTGGGACGAGGGCTccggtggcggcggaggcgggGCGAGGAAGGACGCCACGCCCCAGAGGCGGCGGGTGAAGGTCTCGGTGAGCTCGGAGATGTCGTCCTTGACGCCGCGGCTCGGGGTGTTGGGCTGCtcgggctcctcctcctccccggggtcgcgcggcgacggcgaggaCCCCTCCGCGGCCTCCCTGTCGGCGGAGGACGCCTCGGAGTCGGAGTAGGCGTCGGGATCGGGCTCGGGCTCGCCGCGCGGCGAGGAGAGCGTGGCGGCGATGGAGCGCGTGAGCCACGACATTGGTGCGGTGCTGGAGCGCTGGAAGATTGGGGAACCAAGGATCGATGCGGAGCTCTGGGAGTGGTAGATTCTGAGTGGTGAATTAGCTGGGGTGGAGCTTTTGGAGCGGTCCGATCAAAAAGCGACGGTGGAGATCACGTCTGTACGATAATAGAATATTCAGAGCATCTCCACTAGTTGGCTCCCCACGTCCAAAtccggcgaaagtttcgtccggattggagaaaAATTTGGCCCGGGGAGCCTATTTTTCCAGCGGCGAGTCCAGGACGGATGTATAGTTTTTGACAAAATACGACTAATTCGAACAGAAGTAGGCGAAACACAtgcaaacataagcgaaatttagtGATATTTAACTTAtataggcgagttcgtacatatatttgaattcggcgacaGGGAAACATGAACTTAAACTAAAAGCGGcctcctacatgccgaaatggcggtagaaggccgtgtagtccgcgccgtcgtcgtcgctcgagCTGGCGGCGTCCTGGGACGGCGccgcctcgtaccagcggctcgaACCCTGGCCAGGGTCGTCGGCGCGTGGCGCCGTCGGCTAGTAAATGTCGTCGTCgttgctctcctcgagcttgatcagcTCGACGGGCATGGGCGCAACGTTCGTTGGCGCGGACGGCGCGGCGGCGCGGACGGTGCGGCGCGCGGACGGCGCGTTGCCACTCGGCAGCCAGGTCtagcagccgccgctgctgctccgcctcctggcgctcccaGTCCCACCTGGACCACTCCAGTGCGGCATCCTCGGGGaggctgttgtcggcgggcaccacgttcgtgagcg
This Lolium perenne isolate Kyuss_39 chromosome 1, Kyuss_2.0, whole genome shotgun sequence DNA region includes the following protein-coding sequences:
- the LOC127327214 gene encoding uncharacterized protein, whose protein sequence is MSWLTRSIAATLSSPRGEPEPDPDAYSDSEASSADREAAEGSSPSPRDPGEEEEPEQPNTPSRGVKDDISELTETFTRRLWGVASFLAPPPPPPEPSSQREEDGGGGDGEEEADPQSPRIAGIRSDLAEIGGRVRSGISMLQSNLAVAEISKIASSLLPFGHEEADEGEPVVGATEEVLVFVRHISTRPETWLDFPLFISERYADDFELSDAQYVHALSMEHLVPSLSELKVQICSTDMSEACFWKIYFVLLYSKLNKQDAELLSTPQILQAREELLQSLQAKNKRGSESTGESSENANTFSPPTKEKVIQPSSIQDEEAISEVQSFEEPTSDITPEIVAEKFPDATTEVEIVDKSVIEEELSVKEKSKTSPVESRLHADEDEVDEWPDDDTDEEPEAPGTASNRPSLGQEEDVSFSDLEDDEDDDNKRVSK